The Thermoanaerobaculia bacterium genome has a window encoding:
- a CDS encoding PspC domain-containing protein, with product MALRRSRTDKMIAGVCGGIAKSAGWDPTAVRVGYVLLSILSVGFPGILAYVILWAVMPKEPLGSL from the coding sequence ATGGCGCTTCGACGGTCGCGGACCGACAAGATGATCGCGGGAGTCTGCGGCGGAATCGCGAAATCCGCGGGCTGGGACCCGACGGCGGTTCGAGTCGGCTACGTTCTGCTCTCGATCCTTTCGGTGGGGTTTCCCGGGATCCTGGCGTACGTCATTTTGTGGGCGGTCATGCCGAAGGAGCCGTTGGGTTCTCTCTGA
- a CDS encoding CBS domain-containing protein, producing the protein MTPWLAEDIMNPDVLTVGQDMLVRDLALFLTEHEISGAPVVDAHGRPVGVVSETDVVSVDRAGRKDDGEPSAYYRRAFENRFSIDTIRGLRVEEEALTVGDIMTPIVISVGRDMPVSHIARLMLQDHIHRVIVREGESIAGIVTSFDMLRLFVDDESAEVLRKTG; encoded by the coding sequence ATGACACCCTGGCTCGCCGAGGACATCATGAATCCCGACGTCCTCACCGTCGGGCAGGACATGCTCGTCCGGGATCTCGCGCTGTTCCTCACGGAGCACGAGATCTCCGGAGCGCCCGTCGTCGACGCACATGGCCGGCCGGTCGGCGTCGTGTCGGAGACCGACGTCGTGAGCGTCGACCGGGCCGGTCGGAAGGACGACGGCGAGCCTTCCGCCTATTACCGGCGCGCGTTCGAAAACCGCTTCTCGATCGACACGATCCGCGGACTGCGGGTCGAAGAGGAAGCGCTGACGGTCGGCGACATCATGACGCCGATCGTGATCTCGGTCGGACGCGACATGCCGGTGTCGCACATCGCGCGCCTGATGCTCCAGGACCACATCCACCGCGTGATCGTTCGCGAGGGGGAATCGATCGCCGGGATCGTGACGAGCTTCGACATGCTGAGGCTGTTCGTGGACGACGAATCCGCGGAGGTCCTGAGAAAAACAGGATAG
- a CDS encoding OsmC family protein, whose product MIEVSFPGGLAVEGRVDGFVVPTDQPASSGGGGTAPSPFDLFLVSIAACAGYYALRFCQERGLSTRGLRAALETERDDAHNKVARVRIAIDLPEGFPEKYRAALLRSVNQCSVKRHLEEPPLFEISSRTAAGPTAAEHELTLSAV is encoded by the coding sequence ATGATCGAGGTCAGCTTTCCGGGAGGTCTGGCGGTAGAGGGACGGGTCGACGGTTTCGTCGTGCCGACCGATCAGCCGGCGTCTTCCGGAGGCGGGGGAACCGCTCCCTCGCCGTTCGATCTCTTTCTCGTCTCGATCGCGGCGTGCGCCGGCTACTACGCGCTCCGGTTCTGCCAGGAGCGGGGTCTTTCGACCCGAGGGCTGCGCGCGGCGCTGGAGACCGAGCGGGACGACGCGCACAACAAGGTCGCGAGGGTCCGAATCGCGATCGACCTGCCGGAAGGTTTTCCGGAGAAATACCGCGCGGCCCTGCTTCGCTCCGTCAACCAGTGCAGCGTGAAGCGCCACCTCGAAGAGCCTCCCCTCTTCGAGATTTCGAGCCGGACGGCGGCCGGTCCGACCGCGGCGGAGCACGAGCTGACGCTGTCGGCCGTCTGA